The nucleotide window CCTAGTAAACATATATTCCTTGCTCCGTTTAAATCTGCATTGATTATTTTATTTATAACTTTATCTTTGAATAAACCTCGTTTAACTCGCTTCCCACCCAATGCATTAGTTAAATCAAGGTTATATTGTAAAAGCTCTTGTATTACTTTTATATCTTCTGTAAAACAACTTACTTTAGAAGTATAACTTTCATCTACATATTTTACTTTTATTCCATAGTCTTTTGCTTTGTATTCTATATACCTTATTAGCTTCCCAAATGGTATTTGTATGAAGTTTTGTTTGTTAGCTTTATTTAATTT belongs to Caminicella sporogenes DSM 14501 and includes:
- a CDS encoding zinc ribbon domain-containing protein, which gives rise to KLNKANKQNFIQIPFGKLIRYIEYKAKDYGIKVKYVDESYTSKVSCFTEDIKVIQELLQYNLDLTNALGGKRVKRGLFKDKVINKIINADLNGARNICLLGSKKAQQKYKVGGENRWLNLKLCNPIKVESDFELCRFIAS